A stretch of the Odontesthes bonariensis isolate fOdoBon6 chromosome 5, fOdoBon6.hap1, whole genome shotgun sequence genome encodes the following:
- the ubr5 gene encoding E3 ubiquitin-protein ligase UBR5 isoform X2, with amino-acid sequence MTSIHFVVHPLPGTEDQLNDRLREVSEKLNKYSYNSHPHLSLLEQAALKQCVVGPNHAGFLLEDGRVCRISFAVQPDRLELGKPDGSDGSKLSSGSGTGRSSRPGRTSDPPWFLSGSDTLGRLAGNTLGSRWSSGVNGGSGGSGSGGGAGGGGAGSGSSGGGGGGSGGGGGGGGGTSGRSSTAARDSRRQTRVIRTGRDRGSGLLGSQPQPVIPASVIPEELITQAQVVLQGKSRSVIIRELQRTNLDVNLAVNNLLSRDDEDGDDGDDTASESYLPGEDLMSLLDADIHSAHPSVIIDADAMFSEDISYFGYPSFRRSSLSRLGSSRVLLLPLERDSELLRERESVLRLRERRWLDGASFDTERGSTSREGEPSLDKKSIPVQSPVSLGEELQWWPDKDGVKFVSIGAMFSELVAVSSKGELYQWKWNEPEPYRNAQNPSIHHPRVSFLGLANEKITLLSANSIRATVATETNKVATWVDDTLSTVASKLEHSAQAFPELQGERMVSLHCCALYTCAQLENSLYWWGVVPFSQRKKMLEKARAKNKKPKSSAGISSIPNITVGTQVCLRNNPLYHAGAVAFSVSAGIPKVGVLLESVWNMNDSCRFQLRSPESLKNMEKTTKTQEIKMESKPELVKTEMGPPPSPASTCSDTSSIASSASLPYKRRRSTPAPKEEEKVNEEQWPLREVVFVEDVKNVPVGKVLKVDGAYVAVKFPGTSSSMTNQSSAAAPTDSDPSSLLQDCRLLRIDELQVVKTGGTPKVPDCFQRTPKKLCIPEKAEILAVNVDSKGVHAVLKTGNWVRYCIFDLATGKAEQENNFPTSNLAFLGQSERNVAIFTAGQESPIILRDGNGTIYPMAKDCMGGIRDPDWLDLPPINSLGMGVHSLVNLPSNSTIKKKAAIIIMAVEKQTLMQHVLRCDYEACRQYLVNLEQAFLLDQGSQALGALLGHRCDGNRNILHAAVSVCFPVSNKETKEEEEAERSERNTFAERLSAVEAIANAISVVSSNSSGNRTGSSSSRGLRLREMMRRSLRAAGLGRHESGPSSSDHQDPVSPPIAPPSWVPDPPPMDPDGDIDFILAPAVGSLTTASTGTSQGPSTSTIPGPSTEPSVVESKDRKANAHLILKLMCDSVVLRPHLRELLSAKDARGMTPFMLAVSGRAYPAAITVLEAAQKMAKVGDPGIAEKEDADSVFMEMICPSGTNPDDSPLYVLCCNDTCSFTWTGAEHINQDIFECRTCGLLESLCCCTECARVCHKGHDCKLKRTSPTAYCDCWEKCKCKTLIAGQKAARLDLLYRLLTTTNLVTTPNSRGEHILLFLVQTVARQSVEHCQYRPPRIREDRNRKAANAEDSDMPDHDLEPPRFAQLALERVLQDWNALKSMIMFGSQENKDPLSASSRIAHLLPEEQVYLNQQSGTIRLDCFTHCLIVKCAPDITFIDTLLGTLVKELQNKYTPGRREEAVNVTRRFLRSVARVFVILSVEMASSKKKNNFIPQPIGKCRRVFQALLPYAVEELCNVAESLIVPVRMGIARPTAPFTLASTSIDAVQGSEELFSVEPLPPRPSPDQSSSSSQTAASYIIRNPQPRRSSQSQPVRGRDEEQDDIVSADVEEVEVVEGVAGEEDHHDDQEEQGEENVEAEGQHDEHDEDGSDMELDLLAAAETESDSESNHSNQDNASGRRSVVTAATAGSEAGSRVSLAFPIFGASSVPAFFSEDDSQSNDSSDSDSSSSQSDDVDQETFLLDEPLERTTSASHANSAAQAPRSMQWAVRNTPNQRASGSAPSSSSTTAASSTGLIYIDPTNLRRSSAISSSAAAAAAALEASNSSSYLTSASSLARAYSIVIRQISDLMSLIPKYNHLVYSQYPAAVKLSYQDAVNLQNYVEEKLIPTWNWMVSIMDSTEAQLRYGSALSSAGDPGHPSHPLHASQHSARRERMTAREEASLRTLEGRRRAATLLTARQGMMSARGDFLNYALSLMRSHNDEHSDVLPVLDVCSLKHVAYVFQALIYWIKAMNQQTTLDTPQMDRKRNREILELGLDNEDSEHENDEDTNQSSTLQDKDEDPVPAETGQNHPFFRRSDSMTFLGCIPPNPFDVPLAEAIPLADQPHLLQPNARKEDLFGRPSQGLYSSSYMTTKGLAEASMDRNCLEVNMGSSLPSPSQILPTKMSYSANLKNVMSMETGQRSTENQSVGEQELEASKPGPSPHDLAAQLKSSLLAEIGLTESDGPPLPSFRPHCSFMGMMISHDMLLGRWRLSLELFGRVFMEDVGAEPGSILTELGGFEVKESKFRREMEKLRNLQSRDLALEVDRDRDQLIQQTMRQLNAHFGRRCTTTPMAVHRVKVTFKDEPGEGSGVARSFYTAIALALLSNDKLPNLDCVQSVSKGMQASSTCHHDYYSNLMQRLRNRDRERERRSGGLRAGSRRDRDRDSRRQLSIDTRPFRPSSEGNPSDEPDPLPAHRQALGERLYPRVHAMQPAFASKITGMLLELSPAQLLLLLASEDSLRARVEEAMELLIAHGRENGADSILDLGLPEAPEKAQQQENRKRHGSTRSVVDMELDDPDDGDDNAPLFYQPGKRGFYSPRPGKNTEARLNCFRNIGRILGLCLLQNELCPITLNRHVIKVLLGRKVNWHDFAFFDPVMYESLRQLIRHSQAGEADAVFAAMDLAFAIDLCKEEGAGQVELLSGGVNMPVTPLNVYEYVRKYAEHRMLVVAEQPLHAMRKGLLDVLPKNALEDLTAEDFRLLVNGCGEVNVQMLISFTSFNDESGENADKLLQFKRWFWSIVEKMSMTERQDLVYFWTSSPSLPASEEGFQPMPSITIRPPDDQHLPTANTCISRLYVPLYSSKQILKQKLLLAIKTKNFGFV; translated from the exons TTCAAAGTTGAGCAGTGGTTCAGGGACAGGAAGGAGCTCCAGACCAGGCAGGACCAGTGATCCACCCTGGTTCCTGTCTGGTTCTGACACACTGGGCAGACTGGCAGGCAACACCCTTGG GAGTCGCTGGAGCTCTGGTGTAAATGGAGGCAGTGGAGGAAGTGGAagtggaggaggagcaggaggaggtggagcaggAAGTGGTAGCAGTGGAGGAGGCGGCGGCGgcagtggaggaggaggaggagggggcggCGGCACGTCAGGCAGGTCATCAACAGCGGCTCGCGATTCCCGTCGCCAGACCAGGGTGATCCGTACTGGAAGGGATCGTGGCTCAGGGCTTCTGGGTAGCCAGCCTCAGCCAGTCATACCAGCATCAGTCATCCCTGAGGAACTTATTACCCAG GCCCAGGTAGTCCTTCAGGGGAAGTCGAGGAGTGTGATCATCAGGGAACTCCAAAGGACTAACCTAGATGTCAACCTGGCTGTAAACAACCTTCTGAGCCGGGATGATgaggatggagatgatggagatgacaCAGCCAGCGAGTCCTACCTCCCTGGAG AGGACTTAATGTCCCTGTTGGATGCAGACATTCACTCAGCCCACCCGAGCGTCATCATTGACGCTGATGCCATGTTCTCTGAGGATATCAGCTACTTTGGCTACCCCTCTTTTAGACGCTCCTCACTCTCTCGCCTTGGATCCTCCAGAG TTCTCCTTCTTCCCTTAGAGCGTGACTCAGAGCTGTTGCGTGAACGTGAGTCTGTATTGAGGTTACGTGAGCGCCGGTGGCTTGATGGGGCTTCTTTTGATACGGAGCGAGGGTCCACCAGCCGCGAAGGTGAGCCAAGCCTCGACAAGAAGAGCATTCCAGTGCAGAGCCCCGTCTCCCTGGGAGAGGAGCTCCAGTGGTGGCCTGACAAG GATGGTGTGAAGTTTGTAAGCATTGGAGCTATGTTCTCAGAGCTGGTAGCTGTGAGCTCCAAAGGAGAGCTTTATCAATGGAAGTGGAATGAACCTGAACCATACAGGAATGCACAG AATCCTTCCATTCACCACCCTCGTGTATCCTTCCTGGGCCTGGCCAATGAGAAGATCACCTTACTCTCTGCCAACAGCATCAGAGCCACTGTAGCTACAGAAACCAATAAG GTGGCCACATGGGTGGATGATACACTGAGCACTGTGGCCTCTAAGCTGGAGCACAGCGCTCAGGCTTTCCCTGAGCTGCAGGGGGAACGCATGGTGTCCCTTCActgctgtgcactttatacgtGTGCACAGCTGGAGAATAGCCTCTACTGGTG GGGTGTTGTGCCTTTTAGTCAAAGGAAGAAGATGCTTGAGAAGGCCAGAGCCAAGAACAAAAAGCCAAAGTCCAGTGCTGGCATCTCCTCAATACCCAACATCACTGTGGGAACACAG GTATGCTTGAGGAATAACCCCCTCTACCATGCCGGTGCCGTGGCCTTTTCTGTCAGTGCCGGAATTCCCAAAGTAGGCGTTCTCTTGGAGTCTGTTTGGAACATGAACGACAGCTGCAGGTTCCAGCTGCGCTCTCCAGAGAGTCTCAAGAACATGGAGAAGACTACTAAGACCCAGGAAATCAA GATGGAAAGCAAGCCAGAGCTGGTGAAGACTGAGATGGGTCCTCCTCCCTCCCCAGCATCTACCTGCAGTGATACCTCTTCCATTGCTAGCAGTGCCTCGCTGCCCTACA AGCGAAGGCGTTCTACCCCAGCtccaaaagaagaagagaaggtgAATGAGGAGCAGTGGCCTCTCAGGGAGGTGGTCTTTGTGGAGGATGTTAAGAACGTTCCCGTGGGAAAG GTGCTTAAAGTGGATGGTGCGTATGTTGCGGTGAAGTTTCCTGGAACATCAAGCAGcatgaccaatcagagcagtgcGGCGGCTCCCACTGACTCAGACCCGTCATCGCTGTTGCAGGACTGTAGGCTCCTCAGAATAGATGAACTACAG GTGGTCAAAACTGGCGGAACTCCTAAGGTTCCAGATTGTTTTCAGCGAACACCTAAAAAGCTCTGTATTCCAGAGAAGGCAGAAATTCTTGCTGTAAATGTTGACTCCAAAG GAGTCCACGCAGTGCTGAAAACTGGTAACTGGGTAAGATACTGTATCTTTGACCTGGCCACAGGCAAAGCTGAGCAGGAGAATAACTTTCCTACTAGTAACCTGGCTTTCCTGGGGCAGAGTGAGCGCAATGTGGCCATCTTCACTGCAGGACAG gAGTCTCCCATCATCCTTAGAGATGGAAATGGCACAATCTACCCTATGGCCAAAGACTGCATGGGTGGGATTCGAGATCCTGATTGGTTGGACCTGCCACCCATTAACAGCCTGGGAATGGGGGTTCACTCTCTAGTCAATCTCCCGTCTAACTCCACgattaaaaagaaagctgctATTATAATTATGGCTGTCGAG AAACAGACGCTGATGCAGCATGTTCTGCGTTGTGACTACGAAGCTTGTCGGCAGTATCTGGTGAACCTTGAGCAGGCCTTCCTTTTGGATCAGGGCAGCCAGGCGCTTGGAGCACTTCTTGGCCACCGATGTGATGGAAACCGTAACATCCTGCATGCTGCCGTTTCTGTCTGCTTCCCCGTTAGTAACAAGGAAACCAAAGAGGAGGAAG AGGCTGAAAGGTCGGAGAGAAACACATTTGCAGAGCGTCTGTCTGCTGTAGAGGCGATTGCCAATGCCATCTCTGTGGTTTCAAGCAACAGTTCTGGAAATAGGACTGGCTCCTCCAGTAGCAGAGG GCTTCGTCTAAGAGAGATGATGCGGAGGTCTTTAAGGGCAGCAGGTCTTGGTCGTCACGAGTCTGGCCCATCGTCCAGTGACCATCAGGACCCTGTTTCCCCACCCATTGCCCCACCCAGTTGGGTCCCTGACCCTCCACCAATGGACCCTG ACGGAGACATTGACTTCATTCTAGCACCAGCTGTTGGTTCACTCACCACTGCCTCCACTGGTACCAGCCAGGGACCCAGCACCTCCACCATACCAG gGCCATCAACTGAGCCATCTGTGGTTGAATCTAAAGACAGGAAGGCCAATGCCCACCTTATTTTAAAGCTGATGTGTGACAGTGTTGTTTTGAGGCCACACCTACGGGAGCTGCTCTCTGCAAA AGATGCCAGAGGAATGACCCCATTCATGTTGGCTGTCAGTGGGAGAGCCTACCCAGCGGCTATTACGGTGCTTGAGGCTGCTCAAAAAATGGCCAAAG TGGGTGACCCGGGCATTGCAGAAAAAGAGGATGCAGATTCtgtgtttatggaaatgatttgCCCCTCGGGAACCAACCCAGATGATTCTCCACTGTATGTTCTCTGCTGCAACGACACCTGCAGCTTCACTTGGACTGGAGCTGAACACATTAACCAG GACATATTTGAGTGTCGAACATGTGGCTTGCTGGAGTCCCTCTGTTGCTGCACTGAGTGTGCGAGAGTCTGCCACAAAGGACACGACTGCAA GCTGAAAAGAACTTCTCCTACAGCATATTGTGACTGTTGGGAGAAGTGCAAGTGTAAAACACTGATAGCTGGCCAGAAGGCTGCTCGCCTGGATTTGCTGTACAGGTTACTCACAACCACAAACCTGGTCACCACACCAAACAGCAG GGGGGAGCATATTTTACTGTTCCTGGTGCAGACTGTTGCCAGGCAAAGTGTTGAACACTGTCAGTATAGACCGCCACGTATCAGAGAAGACAGGAACCGCAAGGCTGCCAATGCAGAAG ACTCTGATATGCCGGATCATGACCTTGAACCTCCTCGCTTTGCTCAGCTGGCACTGGAGAGGGTCCTACAAGATTGGAATGCCCTCAAATCCATGATTATGTTTGGTTCTCAGGAAAATAAAGACCC ACTTAGTGCCAGCAGCAGAATTGCCCACCTCCTGCCTGAAGAACAGGTCTACTTGAATCAGCAGAGCGGCACCATTCGCCTTGACTGTTTCACGCACTGCCTCATTGTCAAGTGCGCTCCTGACATCACT TTCATAGACACTTTACTGGGTACTCTGGTAAAGGAGCTGCAGAACAAGTACACTCCTGGCCGGAGAGAGGAGGCAGTCAACGTCACCAGGAGGTTCCTGCGCTCTGTTGCCCGCGTGTTTGTTATTCTTAGCGTGGAGATGGCTTCATCCAAGAAGAAAAA CAACTTTATCCCCCAGCCCATTGGGAAATGTCGGCGTGTTTTCCAGGCTCTCTTGCCCTATGCTGTGGAAGAGCTTTGCAATGTGGCAGAGTCGCTCATTGTTCCAGTGCGAATGGGTATCGCAAGACCTACAGCTCCTTTCACTTTGGCCAGCACCAGCATTGATGCAGTCCAGGGCAGCGAGGAGCTTTTCTCTGTTGAACCGTTGCCTCCCAGACCCTCACCTGACCAGTCCAGCAG CTCAAGCCAAACTGCTGCCTCTTATATCATCAGAAATCCTCAGCCTCGGCGCAGCAGCCAGTCTCAGCCTGTTAGAGGAAGAGACGAGGAGCAGGACGACATTGTATCAGCAGATGTGGAAGAG GTTGAAGTTGTAGAGGGAGTAGCTGGTGAGGAAGACCATCACGATGACCAAGAGGAACAGGGCGAGGAAAATGTCGAAGCAGAGGGGCAGCACGATGAGCACGATGAGGATG GAAGTGATATGGAGTTGGACCTGCTGGCAGCAGCGGAAACTGAGAGCGACAGTGAAAGTAACCACAGCAATCAGGATAATGCGAGTGGCCGCAGGAGTGTGGTCACAGCAGCAACTGCTGGCTCTGAAGCAG GCAGTAGGGTGTCCTTGGCATTTCCTATTTTTG GTGCCAGCAGTGTCCCTGCCTTCTTTTCAGAGGATGACTCCCAGTCCAACGACTCAAGTGACtcggacagcagcagcagccagagtGATGATGTTGACCAAGAGACATTCCTTTTAGATGAGCCACTAGAAAGGACTACAAGTGCTTCGCATGCTAATAGTGCAGCCCAGGCTCCTCGCTCCATGCAGTGGGCTGTTAGAAACACCCCCAACCAAAGGGCGAGTGGTAGCGCTCCGTCCAGCTCTTCAACAACAGCTG CGAGCTCCACGGGCTTGATATATATAGACCCCACCAACTTGCGCCGCTCCAGTGCAATCAGCTCTAGTGCTGCAGCGGCAGCGGCAGCTTTGGAAGCCAGCAACTCCAGCAGCTACCTGACATCGGCCAGCAGTCTTGCCCGTGCCTATAGCATTGTCATCAGGCAGATATCGGACCTCATGAGTTTGATTCCCAAGTATAACCATCTTGTCTACTCCCAGTATCCTGCTGCCGTAAAGCTCTCCTACCAAGATGCCGTCAACCTGCAG AACTATGTTGAAGAAAAGCTCATTCCCACGTGGAATTGGATGGTTTCCATCATGGATTCCACTGAGGCTCAGTTGCGATATGGCTCAGCTCTGTCATCTGCTGGAGACCCCGGTCACCCCAGTCACCCGCTCCACGCCTCTCAGCATTCAGCGCGCAGGGAGCGCATGACTGCTCGGGAGGAGGCCAGCCTCCGCACTCTGGAAGGGCGCAG GAGAGCAGCCACACTGTTGACCGCCCGTCAAGGCATGATGTCAGCACGGGGCGACTTCTTGAACTATGCCCTTTCACTGATGCGCTCCCACAATGATGAGCATTCTGATGTGCTTCCTGTCCTGGATGTGTGCTCGCTGAAACACGTGGCCTACGTTTTCCAGGCTCTTATCTATTGGATAAAGGCTATGAACCAGCAAACCACCCTGGATACGCCACAGATGGATAGAAAGAG GAATAGAGAGATTTTGGAACTTGGTTTGGACAATGAGGATTCTGAGCACGAAAATGACGAAGACACCAATCAAA GTTCAACTCTGCAGGACAAGGATGAGGACCCTGTTCCGGCCGAGACGGGTCAGAACCACCCCTTCTTCCGTCGTTCTGACTCCATGACCTTCTTGGGCTGCATCCCACCCAACCCCTTTGATGTTCCTTTGGCAGAGGCCATTCCACTGGCAGACCagccccatctgctgcag CCCAATGCCAGAAAGGAGGATCTGTTCGGGCGTCCCTCTCAGGGCTTGTACTCTTCTTCTTACATGACAACCAAAGGCCTGGCTGAGGCGAGCATGGACAGGAACTGCCTGGAGGTAAACATGGGCTCCTCTCTACCCTCCCCCTCTCAG ATCCTGCCCACGAAGATGTCTTACTCAGCAAACCTGAAAAATGTCATGAGCATGGAAACTGGCCAGCGGAGCACTGAGAACCAGTCAGTGGGAGAGCAGGAGCTGGAGGCTTCGAAACCAGGCCCTTCTCCTCATGACCTCGCTGCCCAGCTGAAAAGCAGCCTACTCGCTGAGATTGGCCTCACTGAAAGTGACGGTCCGCCTCTCCCTTCATTCAG GCCTCACTGCAGTTTCATGGGGATGATGATCTCACATGATATGCTTCTTGGCCGCTGGCGTCTGTCACTTGAGCTCTTTGGTCGTGTCTTCATGGAGGATGTAGGAGCTGAGCCTGGATCG ATTCTCACTGAGCTTGGTGGATTCGAGGTAAAAGAATCCAAGTTCCGACGGGAGATGGAGAAGCTAAGAAACCTGCAGTCCCGTGACTTGGCCCTGGAAGTAGACCGTGATCGAGACCAGTTAATACAGCAGACAATGCGTCAGCTGAATGCACACTTTGGCAGGCGGTGCACTACCACACCCATGGCTGTTCACCGGGTGAAGGTCACTTTCAAAGACGAGCCTGGAGAGGGCAGCGGCGTGGCCCGCAGCTTCTACACCGCCATCGCACTGGCCCTCCTCTCCAACGACAAGCTGCCCAACCTGGACTGTGTTCAGAGTGTCAGCAAGGGCATGCAGGCCAGCAGTACGTGTCATCACGATTATTATTCAA ATCTAATGCAACGTCTGAGGAACCGAGACCGGGAAAGAGAAAGGAGAAGTGGAGGGCTTCGAGCAGGATCTCGGAGAGACCGAGACAG AGATTCAAGGAGGCAGCTGTCAATAGACACCAGGCCTTTCAGGCCTTCATCAGAGGGAAATCCCAGCGATGAGCCTGATCCTCTGCCTGCACACAGACAAGCCCTTGGAGAAAGACTGTACCCAAGAGTTCACGCAATGCAGCCG GCGTTTGCCAGTAAAATTACAGGTATGTTGCTGGAACTGTCTCCTGCTcaactgctgctgcttctgGCCAGTGAGGATTCTCTCCGAGCCAGAGTAGAAGAGGCCATGGAGCTTCTCATTGCACACGGAAG GGAAAATGGTGCCGACAGCATACTGGATCTGGGTCTCCCTGAGGCTCCAGAAAAAGCCCAG CAGCAGGAGAACCGGAAACGCCATGGTTCAACACGCAGCGTGGTTGACATGGAGCTGGATGACCCAGATGATGGGGATGATAACGCTCCTCTGTTCTACCAGCCAGGCAAACGAGGCTTTTACTCCCCTCGGCCTGGTAAAAATACAGAGGCCAGACTTAACTGCTTCCGTAACATTGGCAG AATACTGGGGTTATGTCTGCTGCAGAATGAACTCTGTCCTATTACATTGAATAGACATGTCATCAAAGTGCTGCTCGGTAGGAAG GTGAACTGGCATGACTTTGCATTCTTTGACCCGGTCATGTATGAAAGCCTGCGGCAGCTGATCCGCCATTCACAGGCTGGTGAAGCAGATGCAGTATTTGCTGCCATGGATCTGGCCTTTGCTATTGACCTCTGCAAAGAGGAAGGAGCTGGACAG gtgGAGCTTCTGTCTGGTGGTGTCAACATGCCAGTAACTCCCCTTAATGTGTACGAGTATGTGAGGAAGTACGCAGAGCACAGAATGCTGGTGGTGGCTGAGCAGCCTCTCCAT GCAATGAGGAAAGGTTTGCTGGATGTGCTCCCCAAAAACGCGCTAGAAGACTTAACGGCAGAGGACTTCAGGCTGCTAGTTAATGGCTGTGGAGAAGTCAACGTTCAGATGCTGatcagcttcacttccttcAACGATGAATCAG GGGAAAATGCAGACAAACTACTCCAGTTTAAACGATGGTTTTGGTCCATAGTGGAGAAGATGAGTATGACTGAGAGGCAAGACCTG GTGTACTTCTGGACCTCCAGCCCCTCTCTGCCAGCCAGCGAGGAGGGTTTCCAGCCAATGCCCTCCATCACCATCAGGCCTCCAGACGACCAGCATCTCCCCACAGCCAATACCTGCATCTCGCGTCTCTACGTGCCACTCTACTCTTCTAAACAGATACTCAAACAAAAACT